The following are from one region of the Gossypium hirsutum isolate 1008001.06 chromosome D03, Gossypium_hirsutum_v2.1, whole genome shotgun sequence genome:
- the LOC107950785 gene encoding transcriptional corepressor SEUSS, whose protein sequence is MVPSGSSTPIGGVQSVTPSLLRSSSGMLGAQGGSLPSQTGYPSLVSPRTQFSNMNMLGNVPNVSSLLNQSFGNGVPNPQLSGPGSSQRGGIDSGAESDPLSNVGNGMGFNAPSSSFVPSNMANPGSSGQVQVQQFPNISGNHMLPDQQHSHQLESPHFQHGQQALQQFSAPHNTQQGQQQQQFQSIRGGLAGVGGAVKLEPQVTNDQLGQQQHQQQQQLQSLRKLAPVKLEPQQIPPMRTLAQVKMEPSHSDQSLFLHQQQQEPQQQQQQQQLHHMSRQPSPAQINLLHQQRLLQLQHHQQQLLKAMPQQRSQLPQQFQQQNLPLRSPVKPVYEPGMCARRLTHYMYQQQHRPEDNNIEFWRKFVAEYFAPNAKKKWCVSLYRSGRQTTGVFPQDVWHCEICNRKPGRGFEATVEVLPRLFKIKYESGTLEELLYVDMPREYQNSSGQIVLDYAKAIQESVFEQLRVVRDGQLRIVFSPDLKICSWEFCARRHEELIPRRLLIPQVSQLGAAAQKYQAATQNASTNLSAPDLQNNCNLFVASARQLAKALEVPLVNDLGYTKRYVRCLQISEVVNSMKDLIDYSRETKTGPMESLAKFPRRTSTSFGIQAQQPEEQLQQQQLAPQQQTVAQNTSSQSSTQVSGMHLVANNGGVNINNSLSAASASTSAGTVGLLPQNSMNSRQQNSMNNASSPYGGNFVQIASPGSSSTIPQSQANPSPFQSPMPSSNNPTQVPHDALAATGHMNSANSPVNMPVQQSALSGEADPSESQSSVQKIIHEIMSAQLNGTGGMVGVGTLGNDVKSLNGMLPTGNSTVVNGGNSMVGNGTVNNSSGIGSGGFGTMGGGRLGQSAIVNGIRAAMGNNSMMNGRVGNGMASMARDQGMNHQQQQDLGNQLLSGLGAVNGFNSLQYDWKTSP, encoded by the exons ATGGTACCATCGGGGTCTTCTACTCCTATAGGTGGTGTGCAGTCTGTTACGCCTTCTCTTTTGCGGTCGAGTTCTGGGATGCTAGGAGCCCAGGGGGGTAGCCTTCCTTCTCAAACTGGATACCCTTCATTAGTGTCGCCTCGCACTCAGTTTAGTAATATGAATATGCTTGGCAATGTGCCAAATGTGTCTTCCCTTCTTAATCAGTCCTTTGGAAATGGGGTTCCAAACCCTCAGCTTTCTGGTCCGGGGAGTAGCCAGCGTGGAGGAATTGACTCAGGGGCTGAATCTGATCCACTTTCTAATGTAGGTAATGGGATGGGGTTTAATGCTCCCTCATCATCGTTTGTTCCATCAAACATGGCAAACCCTGGTTCATCTGGTCAAGTTCAAGTTCAGCAATTTCCAAACATTTCTGGTAACCATATGTTACCGGACCAGCAGCACTCCCATCAACTCGAATCACCACATTTCCAACATGGTCAACAAGCATTGCAACAGTTCTCTGCTCCTCACAACACCCAGCaaggacaacagcagcagcagttTCAATCTATTAGAGGAGGGTTGGCTGGTGTTGGTGGGGCGGTCAAATTGGAGCCACAAGTGACTAATGATCAGCTTGGCCAGCAGCAACATCAACAGCAGCAACAGTTGCAATCACTGAGGAAGCTTGCTCCTGTGAAATTGGAACCACAACAAATACCACCCATGAGAACTTTGGCACAGGTAAAAATGGAACCCTCACATTCAGATCAGTCCTTGTTTTTGCACCAACAACAACAGGAGCCGCAGCAACAACAACAGCAACAGCAGTTACACCACATGTCGAGGCAGCCCTCACCAGCCCAAATTAATCTTTTGCATCAGCAAAGGCTGTTGCAGCTACAACACCACCAACAGCAACTTTTAAAAGCAATGCCTCAACAAAGGTCTCAATTGCCACAGCAGTTTCAACAGCAGAATTTGCCTTTGAGATCACCTGTGAAACCAGTGTATGAGCCTGGGATGTGTGCCAGGCGTCTGACACATTACATGTATCAACAACAACATAGACCTGAA GACAACAATATTGAATTTTGGAGAAAATTTGTTGCCGAGTACTTTGCTCCAAATGCAAAGAAGAAGTGGTGTGTTTCTTTGTATCGAAGTGGCCGCCAAACAACTGGTGTTTTCCCTCAG gaTGTATGGCATTGTGAAATATGTAATCGCAAACCAGGACGTGGTTTTG AGGCGACTGTTGAGGTTCTCCCTAggcttttcaaaattaaatatgagAGTGGTACGCTGGAAGAACTTCTTTATGTTGATATGCCTCGTGAGTATCAGAATTCATCTGGTCAAATTGTCCTGGACTATGCAAAAGCAATACAAGAAAGTGTTTTTGAGCAACTTCGTGTTGTTCGTGATGGTCAGCTTCGGATAGTTTTCTCACCCGATCTGAAG ATATGTTCTTGGGAATTTTGTGCTCGACGTCATGAAGAACTTATCCCTAGAAGATTGTTGATACCTCAG GTTAGTCAGCTTGGGGCTGCTGCTCAGAAGTATCAAGCAGCAACTCAAAATGCATCAACAAATTTATCTGCTCCAGATTTGCAGAATAACTGTAACTT GTTTGTAGCATCAGCTCGGCAACTGGCAAAAGCCTTGGAAGTGCCGTTGGTAAATGATTTGGGTTACACAAAGAGATATGTACGTTGTCTTCAG ATATCTGAAGTCGTTAATAGTATGAAGGACTTGATTGATTACAGTAGAGAGACGAAGACTGGACCTATGG AGAGTTTGGCCAAGTTCCCTCGAAGAACAAGTACTTCATTTGGTATTCAAGCACAACAGCCTGAGGAACAACTACAACAGCAGCAGCTGGCCCCACAACAGCAAACAGTGGCCCAGAACACCAGTAGTCAAAGTTCTACCCAGGTTTCTGGGATGCATCTCGTTGCTAACAATGGTGGGGTTAACATAAATAACTCTCTTAGTGCTGCATCTGCATCAACATCTGCTGGTACCGTTGGGCTTCTACCCCAGAATTCCATGAACTCCAGGCAGCAGAATTCTATGAATAATGCAAGCAGTCCCTATGGTGGAAACTTTGTTCAGATTGCTTCCCCTGGATCATCTAGTACAATTCCACAATCACAAGCGAATCCTTCTCCATTTCAGTCACCAATGCCCTCATCTAATAATCCTACTCAAGTTCCTCATGATGCTTTAGCAGCTACTGGTCACATGAACTCAGCAAATTCTCCCGTGAATATGCCTGTGCAGCAGTCAGCTCTTTCCGGTGAGGCTGACCCAAGTGAATCGCAAAGCTCTGTTCAGAAAATCATTCATGAAATAATGTCTGCCCAACTGAATGGTACGGGAGGTATGGTTGGTGTTGGCACTCTAGGCAATGATGTGAAGAGTTTAAATGGAATGTTGCCAACAGGTAACAGTACAGTTGTCAATGGTGGCAACAGTATGGTGGGTAATGGAACTGTCAACAATAGTTCTGGTATAGGTAGTGGTGGGTTTGGCACAATGGGTGGTGGGCGGCTTGGCCAATCTGCTATAGTGAATGGAATCAGAGCTGCCATGGGTAATAACTCGATGATGAATGGAAGGGTAGGTAATGGCATGGCATCAATGGCTCGGGATCAAGGTATGAATCACCAACAGCAACAGGATTTGGGGAACCAGCTACTGAGTGGACTAGGAGCAGTTAATGGTTTTAATAGTCTTCAATATGATTGGAAAACTTCTCCATGA